A window of the Lactuca sativa cultivar Salinas chromosome 7, Lsat_Salinas_v11, whole genome shotgun sequence genome harbors these coding sequences:
- the LOC111894637 gene encoding ferric reduction oxidase 2, which produces MKIIKGLAILVFVGYLFLWVMTPTYVFKQKWLVRVRAHTTSTYFGTQGPTMLLYSFPVLFMAVMGSVYLHLRKKSNQNRNEGQKEATNSNLTIWRRPMIVKSLGIVSKIELAFFIMFIALLVWSFTTYLHVSFAKITPQSAAKKGEKVWESKLDSVALRLGLIGNICLAFLFFPVTRGSSILPLFGLTSEASVKYHIWLGHIMMTLFSSHGVCYIIYWIATNQTSEMLKWAKTDISNVAGELSLLSGLVMWATTFPQIRRKMFEIFFYTHHLYILFIVFFVFHVGIGYTSIMLPGFYLFLIDRFLRFLQSKENVRLISTRVLLSETLELNFSKSQDLSYTPTSIMFINVPSISKTQWHPFTITSSSNLEPEKLSVMIKGEGSWSKKLYQILSSPNPVDRLDVCVEGPYGPISTNFLRHDILVMVSGGSGITPFISIFRELVFTVETLKCKTPKILMISVFKDSSDLTMLELLLPAFGAPMDFSKLELQIEAYVTREKQPAIDDKKQVRTIWLKPNSSDGPITPILGQNGWLWLGAIISCSFVVFLLSIGLLTRFYIYPIDKNTNKVYPYGSKGVMNILLICVSIMVACSLGFWWNKRKNAIDSKQIQNMEGATPVGSPNSLFFNAERELESLPQQSLIQSINIHYGERPNVKRMLFEQKESNVGVLVCGPKNMKHEVANICSSGLASNLHFESISFNW; this is translated from the exons ATGAAGATAATCAAAGGGCTTGCGATATTGGTGTTTGTAGGGTACCTTTTCCTATGGGTGATGACACCAACCTATGTCTTCAAGCAAAAGTGGCTCGTTAGGGTTCGAGCCCACACCACTTCTACTTACTTTGGAACTCAAG GTCCAACGATGTTGCTCTATTCATTCCCTGTTTTGTTCATGGCTGTCATGGGCAGTGTATATCTGCATTTAAGGAAAAAATCGAACCAAAACCGCAATGAAGG ACAAAAAGAAGCTACCAATAGTAACTTAACTATATGGAGAAGGCCCATGATCGTTAAAAGTCTGGGAATCGTCTCAAAAATCGAGCTTGCTTTCTTTATAATGTTTATCGCTCTTCTTGTCTGGTCTTTCACGACGTACTTACATGTCAGTTTTGCcaaaattacccctcaatcagCTGCAAAAAAAGGAGAAAAAGT TTGGGAATCAAAATTGGATTCAGTGGCCCTAAGGCTGGGACTAATTGGTAATATATGTCTAGCTTTCTTGTTTTTCCCTGTGACTCGAGGCTCATCTATCCTGCCATTGTTTGGTCTCACTTCCGAAGCGAGTGTCAAGTATCACATATGGCTCGGGCATATCATGATGACTCTCTTCTCTTCTCATGGCGTTTGTTACATCATTTATTGGATTGCAACCAACCAAACATCAGAG ATGTTGAAATGGGCAAAAACCGATATATCAAATGTAGCGGGAGAGTTGTCTCTTTTATCAGGATTGGTCATGTGGGCTACAACTTTTCCTCAGATTAGACGAAAGATGTTCGAGATTTTCTTCTATACTCATCACTTGTACATCCTTTTCATTGTCTTCTTCGTGTTCCATGTTGGCATAGGTTACACATCCATCATGCTTCCTGGCTTCTACCTCTTCTTGATTGATCGGTTCCTAAGATTTCTACAATCAAAGGAAAACGTTCGTTTGATTTCTACTCGTGTTCTTTTATCTGAAACTCTCGAGCTTAACTTCTCCAAGAGCCAAG ACTTGAGTTATACACCGACGAGTATCATGTTCATCAATGTTCCAAGTATTTCAAAGACTCAATGGCATCCTTTCACAATTACCTCAAGTAGCAATCTGGAACCTGAGAAGCTAAGTGTTATGATCAAAGGTGAAGGTAGTTGGTCTAAGAAGCTTTATCAAATATTATCATCTCCAAACCCTGTTGATCGGCTTGATGTTTGTGTTGAAGGACCTTATGGACCAATCTCGACTAATTTCCTAAG GCACGATATCTTAGTGATGGTGAGCGGAGGAAGTGGGATCACACCATTTATCTCAATATTTAGGGAGCTTGTTTTCACAGTTGAAACCTTAAAATGTAAGACACCAAAGATACTCATGATAAGTGTCTTTAAAGACTCTTCCGATCTCACAATGTTAGAATTGCTCTTACCGGCATTTGGTGCTCCTATGGATTTTTCAAAACTAGAACTACAGATTGAGGCCTATGTGACAAGAGAGAAGCAACCAGCGATTGATGACAAGAAACAAGTTCGAACCATTTGGCTCAAACCAAATTCTTCAGATGGGCCCATAACACCTATTTTAGGACAAAATGGTTGGTTATGGCTTGGTGCAATTATTTCTTGTTCTTTTGTTGTTTTCCTTTTATCTATCGGACTTTTAACACGATTCTACATTTACCCTATTGATAAAAACACAAACAAAGTGTACCCTTATGGTTCGAAGGGGGTGATGAATATATTGCTCATTTGTGTGTCTATAATGGTAGCATGTAGTTTGGGTTTTTGGTGGAACAAGAGAAAAAATGCAATAGACTCGAAGCAAATTCAAAACATGGAGGGAGCAACACCCGTTGGCTCACCTAATTCTTTGTTTTTTAACGCGGAAAGAGAGCTTGAAAGCCTACCCCAACAATCACTCATTCAATCTATAAATATACATTACGGTGAAAGACCGAATGTTAAGA gaatgttgTTTGAGCAAAAGGAATCAAATGTTGGAGTTCTTGTTTGTGGACCAAAAAACATGAAGCATGAGGTTGCAAACATATGTTCATCAGGGTTGGCTTCAAACTTACATTTTGAATCCATAAGTTTTAATTGGTGA